The DNA window AGGCGCGACAGGAACTCACGGGTGCGCGGGTGCTGGGGCTCGCGCAACACCTGCTGCGGCTTGCCCTCCTCCACCACCTTGCCCGCGTCCATGAACAAGACGCGGTGGGCCACGTCCGCGGCGAAGCCCATCTCGTGCGTCACCACGCACATCGTCATGCCCTCGCGCGCCAGCTCGCGCATGACCTCCAGCACCTCGCCCACGAGCTCCGGGTCCAGCGCGCTGGTGGGCTCGTCGAAGAGCATCAGCTCCGGCTTCATCGCCAGCGCCCGGGCAATGGCCACGCGCTGCTGCTGCCCACCGGAGAGCTGCGAGGGGTACGCCTCCGCGCGCGAGTCCAGGTGCACCATCGCCAGCATGCGCCGCCCCAGCACGCGCGCCTCGTCCTCCGACATGCCCAGCACCTTGCGCGGCGCCAGCGTCACGTTCTCCAGCGCGCTCAGGTGGGGGAACAGGTGGAAGCGCTGGAACACCATGCCCACGCGGCGGTGCAGGGCCTGGAGCGCCTTGGGCTCATCGCGCACGGGGGTGCCTCCGACGATGACCTCGCCCTCCGTGGGCACCTCCAGCCCACACAGGCACCGCAGCAGCGTGGACTTGCCACAGCCCGACGGGCCCACGAAGACGACCACCTCTCCGGGCTGCACCTGGAGGTCCACCCCCTTGAGGACCTCCAGCGACCCGAAGCGCTTGTGCAGATTGCGAACCTCGACGAGCGCCATGGCCATCCTCACGATTGACGGTGGAGGCGCTTCTCCAGCGCCGCGGCCAGCCGCGTCAGCGGCAGTGTGGCCATGAGATAGAACAACGCCACGAGCGGCCAGATGGCCAACGGCGCCGCCAGTTGGC is part of the Myxococcus landrumus genome and encodes:
- a CDS encoding amino acid ABC transporter ATP-binding protein gives rise to the protein MALVEVRNLHKRFGSLEVLKGVDLQVQPGEVVVFVGPSGCGKSTLLRCLCGLEVPTEGEVIVGGTPVRDEPKALQALHRRVGMVFQRFHLFPHLSALENVTLAPRKVLGMSEDEARVLGRRMLAMVHLDSRAEAYPSQLSGGQQQRVAIARALAMKPELMLFDEPTSALDPELVGEVLEVMRELAREGMTMCVVTHEMGFAADVAHRVLFMDAGKVVEEGKPQQVLREPQHPRTREFLSRLLQR